In Candidatus Zixiibacteriota bacterium, the genomic window TAATAGAGGTCCTGACGGAACCTTCCGGCTTCCATCTCCGATTTCAAATCTTTATTGGTGGCAGAGAGAATGCGGACATCAACCTTAATCGGCCTGGTCTCCCCCAGCCGCACAATTTCCTTTTCTTCGAGAATCCGCAAGACTTTCGCCTGTATGCTAAGCGGCATATCGCCGATTTCATCCAGGAAGAAAGTTCCGCCGTCCGCTTCCTCAAAAAGACCGGTCTTATCGCGGTCAGCGCCGGTAAATGCCCCTTTCCGGTGACCAAAGAGCTCCGATTCGAGAAGCGTTTCGGGAAGCGCCGCGCAATTGACAGAGATAAATTTTTTGTCCCGCCGCTCCGAGTTGTAATGAATAGTTTTCGCCAGAAGGTCTTTTCCGGAACCGGTCTCCCCTTCGATTAGAATGGAGATATCGGAATTGACCACCTGCTGTATCCGCGCCAGCATCTCCAGCATCTCTTTGTTCTGAGTGATGATATTGGGAAATGCCGAGCGCTCCAGCAACTGCGCTTTAAGACGCTTGTTGTCCTCTTCCAGAAGATACCGCTCATACTCCGCCATCTTGAGGGCGATGAGGTCGGCAAAACCAACCACAAAATTGAGTTCCCGCTGTCCAAACGGCGCCAGATTGCCATTGGACGATTCCCGGTCGAGATAGACATACCCCGCGATTTCACCCCCCCGCAAGAGGGGCGTTACAATCACGCTGGCGACTACCTTTCCCTTTTCCGGTTGAAGCAATTCATTTATGAAGGGGTCGCGGCGGGAATCCAAAATCAGGGTCGGACGGTCCTTGCTAAATTCCTCCCCGAGCAGCTCGGTGAACTGCTGGATAAATTTCTTCTTCTGATGGTCGCTCAGATTAATATTGGAAAAGAGATCGCCGCCGTCCGGACCGAAATTATGCACGACCACCCGTCCCGCTCCGGTTCGCTTGCTGAGAATTCCAATTATCTCCTGAAGTTTGCCTGACTTAAGGTCCAGATATTCCCGGTCGGTAAAGTAATTGCCGAAAATCTTGAATTCGTTGTCGATAGTGAGAGACCGCTCCACAGCGTGACGCGAGAGCTCCTGCAAGAATACTCGGATACTCCTGATCCGCGTCTTCTCGGCGATGGTCTCAAAAATCTTTTCCGCCTCGTGAAGATTCTTAAACCCGCTCGAAATATTCCCCTGCTGGCACCAGAAAGTCCCCTGGCGGAAGCGGGTCTCGGCGGACCAGTAGAAAATTTTTAAAGAATTGAAAATCCGGAAAGCCTCTTCAAAGGTCTTATCGATTATATTCCGATTGACATCCCCGGAGTGGATGAAGATATCGGCCTGAACCAGTAAGGAACGCGCGACATCATAAGGGTCAGCCACCTTGCGGAGTAACTCTAACCCGTTCATAGCATATTCATAGGCGGCGTTATAATTGCCTCGGGCGCAGAAGACCTCGGCCATAACCATCTGACTCAATCCGATTTCGGTCTTCTCGCCGACTTTTACGGAGAGGTCAAAGGACTTCTGGGCAAACTTGAGGGCTTCATCCAGATTATCGAGGGAATATTCTATTTGCGCCAGTCGGCGTGTTACCTGAGTCACCAGGGTCGATTCCGGCGCTAATTCGCGGCCCATATTATGAGCGTCATGGAGAATCCGCTTCGCCTGGACAAGGTCACCCATCTCAAAAGCAAGCTCTCCTGAGTATTCGGCAAGAATCACCCGCTCTCTCTTGAAATCTTCCTTGTCAATGATGATTTGCGCCGATTTCAACTCCCGCGAGGCGGTGTTGAATTGCCGCTGGCGGATATGCAGATAACCGAGCGAAAGATGATTTCTCGCTTTGGAAATAGGCAGGCTCAGCTCATCGGCAAGCCGCAGGGCCGTTTTCAGATTATTTTCAGCCGAAACCCAGTTTCCGTTGAGAATCTCGATGCGTCCGAGGTTACCTATCAGGCGCGCCATGCGGACATTGTCGCCCCGGGAGAGGTCAACCGCTTCGATGACATAATCGGTGGCTTGCTGAAAATCGCAGCGGATAAAAGCCAATTGCCCCAGCCCATTGAGGGCATCCACCATGCCGCTTCGGAAATCAGCCTGACGATAAAAGGCGTAAGCGTCATGAGCATACCTCTCGGCACTCTTGGTATCACCGATGGCGATGTAGATTTTGTGGAGCAGGAAGAGATTGTTGCCGATGCGCTGATGAAAAGCGGAAGAGGCAAGCATCCGGCTTGCCTCCTGAGCGAATTTCATAGCGTCTTTGTACTTCCCATCATTAAAAAGCGCCTGCGCCTTAAGCGATTTGTAGAGGCCTAATTCATACCCTTCCGGGGCGTACCCGGAAGTTTCCAGCGCCTTCAACTTCTCGCCGGCGATATCAGGCTTTCTCAGGCGATACTGCTCTTCAATTTCAAGAAGCCTGTTATCAAAATCCAAGTTTTGATGTGAGGTAAGGCTCATTATATGTCACTTTTTAGTTACCTGGAATTAACACAGGTCATTTTGTCTTTCTCTATTTTACCAACGCCCTTCTTAGTGAACTTCTGGCTGACGGCATAATAACCGGACTCTATGCTGTACCGTACTATAACCAATAAATAGTTAATCTGGTTCAGACCATCTTTTCCCGTCGGATTATACCCGACATTTGACGTAGGTCTGATTCCGGTAGAGTCGGTGCCTGTGCCGCCAATGCCGTTGTCTCCACCTTCCTGATCCCAGGGATGTTCATCGGATGAAAACACGGCCGGGGCGCCGAAACAGATCAAAACCATGACCAGAGCAACATTAATTGCTAAAGCCTTGGTCAATTTCATGACGCTTACTCCTTAACGCACCTTGAACGGAAAGAGTATTCTATCCGTTCTATTATTTAATTAACGAATTTGCCTGTCTTGATTCCTCTCGCAGTTTATGCTACACTGATAGTAACATTTCCGAAACTATTTGTCAAGCATTAATTTAGACAGCGCAGTTCCTGCGAAGTATCATTTTATGAACCTTTCGGCAAGCCAGGATTGCTCAATATCGACCGCTTTTGAGGGACAACTTTCATGGCAGCACCAGCAATTAATGCATTTCTCATAATCAATTGCCGGATATTCTGTTGGCGTTGATGAAAGGGCTCCGGTCGGACAGGCATCGACACAGAGATAGCATTGCGAGCAGTTTGCGGTATTTATCGCCGGTCGAATCCAGATATATCTGCCAAGAAATCTCGAAATCGGGGCCGGAATCAATTTCATCTTGCGATTAGAAGTCAACCTGAAATCGGGGCAGAGCGCATCCTGTAGCCTTGTTCCAACCACCTCAATCGCCTCAGGCCAGCCGATACCGAGCCCTGATTCGGATGCAATCTTAGTCGTGGGGATATCGTCAGCCCTGATTCCAATGATGCAGGCGGCGATGGCGTCTATGGCGACCGGGTCCGACGATGCCAGCAACAGATTCATCCATCGCGGCGTTCCGGAGGAGGGACCTTCTCCCTCCATCGCCAGCACGGCATCCATGATATTGAGGTCGGGCGGTCTGAGGGAGAGAATATCGACCAGTATTTGAGCGAAGGCATCGGGAGTCGGCGCCTCTTTATGGTAATTGGCTTTGCGGAACCCGGGGACAATTCCAAACATATTTTTTACAGCCCCACTGAGCATGGTCAGCACATGAGTTTTGAGTTTAGGGATATTAATTATCAGGTCGGCTTCTACCACCGGTCGCGAAATATAGTAATCCCGCCCGTTGACGGGGTATCTGACGACGCCGGCGCCTTCAAAATTTACCAGTCGCAGGTTCTCACGCGCAGCAATTTCCGCTAATCCGGTCTTTTCCCAAACATCACTGATTTCTCTCACGCCGCCGCCGGGAGAATCTCCGACTGCAACCTCTCCCCCCTGCGCCCTCACCTCCCGGGCGATTGCCGCAACCAGCTCCGGATGGGTGGTCACCGCCGCATCCGGAGAACGGGCGGAGAGGAGGTTCGGCTTCAGAAGAACTTTCATCCCCGGCTTTACCCATTTTTCCATTCCGCCCAGAGGTTGAAGAAGCTGTTTTAGTCTGGACTGAAGGATGTCTATAGAATAGCTCTCACAGCGGGAGATAGAAACACGCGAAGGTTGCTCGTCAAACATGCGCCATATTCTACGATTCCGGCGCGGCAGATTCTACTGAAATTTTGAGAAAGGCGGTAAGTATTATTTTTCAGACGGGAATATTCAATTCATAGACCGGATGCACCGGGTCTTCCTGGCAAATTCTGAATCCCGATTTTATGAATATCGACTCCGGCCCGGTCCAGATATCGTGCGCTTCCAGCTTTCTGCCGCAGTGCGGGAAAGCCTGAAGGATTCGAACACCAGAAAGGCTGAGGTCTTTCACTATTTCGGCAAGGAAAAAGTGCGCCAGTCCGATTTCACGCCAGTGGGGATGAATAAAAAAACAGGAGACCGCCCAGACTTCATGGTCCGGCACCAGATTGTAGGTCTGCCGTATTTTCGGCAGAAGGTCGCGTTGGCAGCACTGGCACCATCCTACCGGCTGTTCGTCAGCATAAAGAAGATAGCCGTCGCAAGTCCCGTCGCCAAAGAGACTCTCCCGCAGCTCGCGGTTCTGTTCGGCGGTGCGGTCGGGCCAATCTTCCCAGGTTGGCACCCACCAGGCGGTGCAGAAACACCACCCCATATCGTTGGCGCTGTTATGCACCAGAAAGAAGTCTTCCCGACGCTCCTTCGCCAGACGCTTCACGCTGAATTTCATATGACCGATATCAGTCCTTTAAGACTTAGTGGATTTGGCGCGTTCTCTCCGCAACGATAAGCAATCCAAAAACTATTTGTCAAGCGCCTCCTGGGATGGCGCCGGAGAAAAAATCTGACCAAATATCTTGAACTCCGGGGTTGCCTGACCGACAGTCATCTCCTATCTTTCCTGTCAAAGTTATCTGGAGGACCAAAATGATGAAAGCGCGAAGGTACTTTTTCTGTATCGTCCTGACCGTTCTTGCCGGGGGGTTGACGGCGCTGGCTGATGAAGGGATGTGGAATCTTCAGGATATTGACCGTCTCCCCTATGACAAACTGAAAAGTCTCGGCTTGCAGCTGACCTTTGAGCAGATTTATAATCCGGCGGGGGGCGGTATTTCCGACGCCGCCGTCAATGTTGCCGGAAGCAGCGGCTCTTTTGTCTCGCCGGACGGATTGGTCATTACCAATCACCATGTCGCTTTTACCGCCATTCAGCGACAAAGTACCACGGAGCATAATTATCTCGAAGACGGCTTTGTGGCTAATAACCGCGCCGAAGAGATACAGGCTATCGGTTTTAATCTTTATGTGATACTCTCGCGGGAAGATGTTACTTCACAGGTATTGGGAGCAATTGACCCCGCCTGGGATGGTATCAAGAGGCATCAGGAGATTGAGAAAATTATCAAGCGGATTATTGCCCGCTCCGAAAAGGGGAAAGATGTCGAATGCCGCATCTCCGGCTTCTTCGGGGGGAAGCAATATATAATGACCACTTATTTCAAGATACGCGATGTTCGGCTGGTCTATGCGCCGCCGCGCTCTATCGGCGATTACGGCGGCGAAACTGATAACTGGATGTGGCCCCGGCATGCCGGCGATTTTACGTTGCTGCGCGGCT contains:
- a CDS encoding sigma 54-interacting transcriptional regulator, translated to MSLTSHQNLDFDNRLLEIEEQYRLRKPDIAGEKLKALETSGYAPEGYELGLYKSLKAQALFNDGKYKDAMKFAQEASRMLASSAFHQRIGNNLFLLHKIYIAIGDTKSAERYAHDAYAFYRQADFRSGMVDALNGLGQLAFIRCDFQQATDYVIEAVDLSRGDNVRMARLIGNLGRIEILNGNWVSAENNLKTALRLADELSLPISKARNHLSLGYLHIRQRQFNTASRELKSAQIIIDKEDFKRERVILAEYSGELAFEMGDLVQAKRILHDAHNMGRELAPESTLVTQVTRRLAQIEYSLDNLDEALKFAQKSFDLSVKVGEKTEIGLSQMVMAEVFCARGNYNAAYEYAMNGLELLRKVADPYDVARSLLVQADIFIHSGDVNRNIIDKTFEEAFRIFNSLKIFYWSAETRFRQGTFWCQQGNISSGFKNLHEAEKIFETIAEKTRIRSIRVFLQELSRHAVERSLTIDNEFKIFGNYFTDREYLDLKSGKLQEIIGILSKRTGAGRVVVHNFGPDGGDLFSNINLSDHQKKKFIQQFTELLGEEFSKDRPTLILDSRRDPFINELLQPEKGKVVASVIVTPLLRGGEIAGYVYLDRESSNGNLAPFGQRELNFVVGFADLIALKMAEYERYLLEEDNKRLKAQLLERSAFPNIITQNKEMLEMLARIQQVVNSDISILIEGETGSGKDLLAKTIHYNSERRDKKFISVNCAALPETLLESELFGHRKGAFTGADRDKTGLFEEADGGTFFLDEIGDMPLSIQAKVLRILEEKEIVRLGETRPIKVDVRILSATNKDLKSEMEAGRFRQDLYYRLTALCFKIPPLRERREDIPLLIKHFAGDNHRFSPEALRMMVAFDWPGNIRELENEVKKLTLLSGESGIIDLPLLSGKIISAQKGEARDGFELNTDVSFNDRFTLYDYLAEYEKRFILKALREQGGIKKHAASILNIPESTLRLKIKQYNINLENLGAA
- a CDS encoding DUF362 domain-containing protein; its protein translation is MEKWVKPGMKVLLKPNLLSARSPDAAVTTHPELVAAIAREVRAQGGEVAVGDSPGGGVREISDVWEKTGLAEIAARENLRLVNFEGAGVVRYPVNGRDYYISRPVVEADLIINIPKLKTHVLTMLSGAVKNMFGIVPGFRKANYHKEAPTPDAFAQILVDILSLRPPDLNIMDAVLAMEGEGPSSGTPRWMNLLLASSDPVAIDAIAACIIGIRADDIPTTKIASESGLGIGWPEAIEVVGTRLQDALCPDFRLTSNRKMKLIPAPISRFLGRYIWIRPAINTANCSQCYLCVDACPTGALSSTPTEYPAIDYEKCINCWCCHESCPSKAVDIEQSWLAERFIK
- a CDS encoding GNAT family N-acetyltransferase, which translates into the protein MKFSVKRLAKERREDFFLVHNSANDMGWCFCTAWWVPTWEDWPDRTAEQNRELRESLFGDGTCDGYLLYADEQPVGWCQCCQRDLLPKIRQTYNLVPDHEVWAVSCFFIHPHWREIGLAHFFLAEIVKDLSLSGVRILQAFPHCGRKLEAHDIWTGPESIFIKSGFRICQEDPVHPVYELNIPV